One Sphingomonas sp. SUN039 genomic window carries:
- the dgcN gene encoding N-acetyltransferase DgcN: MIPAPYLLYLGHSRDFMGIKTSRGLAVFRPDACVGEFRHDDCPLTLDLPRLTIAEGAAAGAKTLVLGIANSGGTFGEGLLDDAAAALEAGMNVAAGLHHRLRDVPQLAALAEAKGLSLFDVRDPPADLVVGTGYARAGKRLLTVGTDCSTGKMYTTLALVRGLHARGIAADFRATGQTGILIAGAGIPVDAVVADFISGAIEMLSPARDDDGWDVIEGQGSLFHPSFAGVSAGVLHGAQAKALVMCHDPVRDHMRGLPGRALPPLADCIALNLQMSRLTSPDVVMTGIALNTSAMDEDAARRLCAETGDAHALPCTDPHRFGVEALLEALP, from the coding sequence ATGATCCCTGCCCCCTATCTGCTCTACCTCGGCCATAGCCGCGACTTCATGGGTATCAAGACATCGCGCGGCCTCGCCGTTTTCCGGCCCGATGCGTGCGTCGGCGAATTCCGCCATGACGATTGCCCGCTGACGCTCGACCTGCCGCGTCTGACGATTGCCGAAGGGGCAGCGGCGGGCGCGAAAACATTGGTGCTCGGCATCGCCAATTCGGGGGGCACATTCGGCGAGGGCTTGCTCGACGACGCGGCGGCGGCGCTCGAAGCGGGGATGAATGTCGCGGCAGGGCTGCACCACCGCTTGCGCGACGTGCCGCAACTGGCCGCGCTCGCCGAAGCAAAGGGCCTGTCGCTGTTCGATGTGCGCGATCCGCCCGCCGATCTGGTGGTCGGCACCGGCTATGCCCGCGCGGGAAAGCGGCTGCTGACCGTCGGCACCGATTGTTCGACCGGCAAGATGTACACGACCTTGGCGCTGGTCCGCGGCCTGCACGCACGCGGGATCGCCGCCGATTTCCGCGCGACCGGCCAGACCGGCATATTGATCGCGGGCGCGGGCATCCCCGTCGATGCCGTGGTCGCCGATTTCATTTCGGGCGCCATCGAGATGCTGTCTCCCGCGCGAGACGACGACGGCTGGGACGTCATCGAGGGACAGGGGTCGCTGTTCCATCCGTCGTTTGCGGGCGTGTCGGCCGGCGTGCTCCATGGCGCGCAGGCCAAAGCACTGGTGATGTGCCATGACCCGGTCCGCGATCATATGCGCGGCCTGCCCGGACGCGCGCTGCCGCCGCTCGCCGACTGCATCGCCCTCAACCTGCAGATGTCACGACTGACCAGTCCCGATGTCGTCATGACCGGCATCGCGCTCAACACCTCGGCGATGGACGAGGACGCGGCGCGGCGGCTGTGCGCCGAAACCGGCGACGCGCACGCGCTGCCATGCACCGATCCGCATCGCTTCGGGGTCGAGGCGTTGCTCGAGGCGCTGCCGTGA
- a CDS encoding LysR family transcriptional regulator, translating into MNLRHIEVFHAVYSNGSVSAAARALNVSQPSVSKTLRHAETLIGFPLFRRAAGRLIPTEDAHILFGDVADIQDRVQALREASRNMRRGTQGTLRISALPSLALDALPAAVAKFLTTHGDVRFDLQTVHHDDLLRKLFERETDIAIAYEAPANAPLAHTPLGRGELVALYREQDMPDAPPRLPLAALAGHRFISPVASGPLGRMFARELDRANVVLDDVVSARTFHIATSLVRHGAGLTVVDSFTAQAAMAPGLAWRPLDPAMGFEVTAMYLATRPPGALAASFLKAFAATIAQP; encoded by the coding sequence ATGAACCTGCGCCATATCGAAGTGTTCCACGCGGTTTATTCGAACGGATCTGTCAGCGCGGCGGCGCGGGCGCTCAATGTGTCGCAACCATCGGTGTCGAAGACATTGCGCCATGCCGAGACCTTGATCGGCTTTCCGCTGTTCCGTCGCGCCGCCGGTCGCCTGATCCCGACCGAGGACGCGCACATCCTGTTCGGCGACGTCGCCGACATCCAGGACCGGGTGCAGGCACTGCGCGAGGCGAGCCGCAACATGCGACGCGGGACGCAGGGGACGCTACGGATATCGGCGCTGCCCTCGCTGGCGCTCGATGCGCTGCCGGCAGCTGTGGCCAAATTCCTGACGACGCACGGCGATGTCCGCTTCGACCTGCAAACGGTGCACCACGACGATCTGCTGCGGAAATTGTTCGAGCGCGAAACCGATATCGCCATTGCTTATGAGGCACCGGCCAATGCGCCGCTGGCCCACACGCCGCTGGGACGCGGCGAACTCGTGGCACTCTACCGCGAGCAGGACATGCCCGATGCCCCGCCGCGCCTGCCGCTGGCGGCGCTGGCCGGACACCGATTCATCAGCCCGGTCGCCAGCGGGCCGCTGGGGCGCATGTTCGCGCGTGAGCTCGACCGCGCGAACGTCGTGCTCGACGATGTGGTGTCGGCGCGGACCTTCCACATTGCGACGTCGCTGGTACGGCACGGTGCGGGGCTGACGGTCGTCGACAGCTTTACCGCCCAGGCCGCGATGGCGCCGGGGCTGGCGTGGCGACCGCTCGACCCGGCAATGGGGTTCGAGGTGACGGCGATGTATCTCGCCACCCGTCCGCCGGGTGCCCTCGCGGCAAGTTTCCTCAAAGCGTTCGCCGCCACGATAGCCCAGCCATAA
- a CDS encoding glycosyltransferase family 4 protein — protein sequence MKFDPLPWPGHPTIARAVRTPSHIALLGNFPPRRCGLATYTEDSWLALKAQTPAPRVDVYAMDDGQVDGYGPDISRLIPQDDVAAYHAAADAIDASGAQILWVQHEFGIFGGEAGSYLLGLVNRVTIPVAVTLHTILEQPNGSQRSVLEALLDRAATIVVMAEKGREILERVYAVDPAKVSVIPHGIPDRPQGDAAAARAKLGLPERPTILTFGLLSPDKGIADMIEAMPAIRSACPDAHYIVLGATHPHLVRHEGEAYREALVARVAELGLQDNVSFVDRFCELDELTEWLTAADVYVTPYRNPAQITSGTLSYAIGLGKAVVSTPYVHATEILSDDHGKLVAFRNPEALAAAVGGLLTDTEERAEVSARAYARGRTMTWPRNAEAVLTAMAPALRQRRHSLGKPVLNLAPIERMTDDVGMLQHSVFGIADRDHGYCIDDNARGLLLMAVADDLPVETRIRYAETYASFVQHGWNPDTAQYRNFMGYDRRWLEDVGSEDSNGRTLWALGVTAARAPSAPLRNWATMLYDQTIESIAKLGSVRTRAFAMLGAAAMVEVRRDAESEALLRDGIAMLSALLARNSRPDWAWFEIVLSYDNTRLPEALIRAGLALDDSDAVATGLEALDWIATQTSGHDGMFQPIGTEGFGEARETPALFDQQPLEAWAMIDACDAAWTASGDPKWLVRAEAAHDWFIGRNTLGVPIVDPATGECGDGLTSVSVNANNGAESVIAWQMGRRAFVRLSESAAPVQDPVENMANAA from the coding sequence ATGAAGTTCGACCCGTTACCCTGGCCCGGCCATCCGACCATCGCCCGCGCAGTGCGGACGCCGTCGCACATCGCCCTGCTGGGCAATTTCCCGCCGCGCCGCTGCGGCCTTGCTACCTACACCGAAGACAGCTGGCTGGCGCTGAAGGCCCAAACGCCCGCGCCCCGCGTCGATGTCTATGCGATGGATGACGGCCAAGTCGATGGCTACGGCCCCGACATCTCACGCCTGATCCCGCAGGACGATGTCGCCGCCTATCACGCCGCCGCCGATGCCATCGACGCCAGCGGCGCGCAGATCCTGTGGGTCCAGCACGAATTCGGCATTTTCGGCGGCGAAGCGGGCAGCTACCTGCTCGGGCTCGTCAACCGGGTGACCATTCCGGTTGCGGTTACGCTTCACACCATTCTCGAACAGCCCAACGGGTCGCAGCGTTCGGTGCTCGAGGCTCTTCTCGACCGCGCGGCGACCATCGTCGTCATGGCCGAAAAGGGCCGCGAAATTCTCGAGCGAGTCTATGCGGTCGATCCTGCCAAGGTCAGTGTCATCCCGCACGGCATCCCCGACCGGCCGCAGGGAGACGCGGCGGCAGCGCGCGCCAAACTCGGCCTGCCCGAGCGCCCGACGATCCTGACCTTCGGCCTGCTCTCGCCCGACAAGGGCATCGCCGACATGATCGAAGCGATGCCCGCGATCCGCAGCGCGTGTCCCGACGCGCATTACATCGTGCTGGGTGCCACGCATCCGCATCTGGTGCGCCACGAGGGCGAGGCGTATCGCGAGGCGCTGGTCGCGCGCGTCGCCGAGCTCGGCCTTCAGGACAATGTCAGCTTCGTCGACCGTTTCTGCGAACTCGACGAATTGACCGAATGGCTCACCGCAGCTGACGTTTATGTGACCCCGTACCGCAATCCGGCGCAGATCACGTCGGGCACGCTCAGCTATGCCATCGGGCTCGGCAAGGCCGTCGTCTCTACCCCCTATGTCCATGCGACCGAAATCCTGTCGGACGATCATGGCAAGCTGGTTGCGTTCCGCAATCCCGAGGCATTGGCGGCTGCGGTCGGCGGGCTGCTGACCGACACCGAAGAGCGCGCCGAAGTCAGCGCGCGCGCCTATGCCCGCGGTCGCACGATGACGTGGCCGCGCAATGCCGAAGCCGTGCTGACCGCAATGGCCCCAGCACTGCGCCAGCGTCGCCACAGCCTCGGCAAGCCGGTGCTCAATCTCGCCCCCATCGAGCGGATGACCGACGATGTCGGCATGTTGCAACACAGCGTGTTCGGCATCGCCGACCGCGACCACGGTTATTGCATCGACGACAATGCGCGGGGGCTGCTGTTGATGGCCGTCGCCGACGATCTGCCGGTCGAAACGCGCATCCGCTACGCCGAAACCTATGCAAGTTTCGTCCAGCACGGCTGGAACCCCGACACCGCGCAATACCGCAATTTCATGGGCTATGACCGGCGCTGGCTCGAGGATGTCGGCTCGGAAGACAGCAATGGCCGCACGCTGTGGGCGCTCGGGGTTACGGCTGCCCGTGCGCCTTCCGCGCCGCTGCGAAACTGGGCGACGATGCTCTACGACCAGACCATAGAGTCGATCGCCAAGCTCGGGTCGGTGCGGACGCGTGCTTTTGCGATGCTGGGCGCGGCCGCAATGGTCGAGGTGCGACGCGACGCCGAGTCCGAAGCACTGCTGCGCGATGGCATTGCGATGCTGTCGGCGTTGCTGGCGCGCAACAGCCGTCCCGACTGGGCATGGTTCGAGATCGTGCTGTCATACGACAACACCCGTCTGCCCGAAGCGTTGATCCGCGCGGGTCTCGCGCTCGACGATTCCGATGCCGTGGCGACCGGCCTTGAGGCGCTGGACTGGATCGCAACGCAGACCAGCGGCCATGACGGGATGTTCCAGCCCATCGGCACCGAAGGGTTCGGCGAGGCGCGCGAAACGCCCGCGCTGTTTGACCAGCAACCGCTCGAGGCATGGGCAATGATCGATGCCTGCGACGCCGCCTGGACCGCGAGCGGCGACCCGAAATGGCTGGTCCGTGCCGAGGCTGCGCACGACTGGTTCATTGGGCGCAACACATTGGGCGTACCGATCGTCGATCCGGCGACCGGCGAGTGCGGCGACGGACTGACTTCGGTTTCGGTCAATGCCAACAACGGCGCAGAGTCGGTCATCGCCTGGCAAATGGGACGCCGCGCATTTGTGCGCTTGTCCGAATCGGCCGCGCCGGTTCAAGACCCGGTGGAGAATATGGCAAACGCTGCCTGA
- a CDS encoding glycoside hydrolase family 130 protein: protein MVDIHPLRLRPDPRRVVVRPFHLAWQASGTEPSRALRLVENVLALSHDEVTDALERVYRDFDARHWQVEKVFERRYEQLCEQFGDAINTASVTPRRRQLLGAYFCHEYSYAAAAIMNPSVVAAPDQTGLTGGAVRFAMSLRTVGEGHISTIAFTQGIVTPDREVSIPSPPRIATAADVSAIKRGEPMVPGAPVTVYRHADSDLSRTVIFPMTEAQRNGLEDLRITPFSNGQGKTEWIGTYTAYDGRSIRSELMRTRDFRKFDLVPMTGNAARNKGMALFPRKVGGRYMMIGRQDGENLFLLSSNILTDWDDGTLLARPQHAWEYIQIGNCGAPIELDEGWLLLTHGVGAMRRYSIGAMLLDKDDPSKVIGRTSKPILEPLDQERDGYVPNVVYTCGAMRVGDDLFLPFGIADSSIGFGFVRIKELLAAMR from the coding sequence ATTGTCGATATCCATCCGCTGCGACTGCGGCCCGATCCTCGCCGCGTCGTTGTCCGGCCTTTTCACCTTGCATGGCAAGCAAGCGGGACCGAACCTAGCCGCGCGCTCCGCCTCGTCGAGAACGTTCTGGCGTTAAGTCACGACGAGGTGACTGACGCGCTCGAACGCGTTTATCGCGATTTCGACGCGCGCCACTGGCAGGTCGAAAAAGTGTTCGAGCGCCGGTACGAGCAACTGTGCGAGCAATTCGGCGACGCGATCAATACCGCATCGGTGACGCCGCGACGCCGGCAGTTGCTCGGTGCCTATTTCTGCCACGAGTACAGCTATGCGGCCGCCGCGATCATGAACCCCAGCGTGGTCGCCGCGCCGGACCAGACCGGGCTGACCGGCGGTGCGGTGCGCTTTGCGATGTCGTTGCGGACGGTCGGCGAAGGGCACATCAGCACCATCGCCTTTACGCAAGGCATCGTCACGCCCGACCGCGAAGTCTCGATCCCTTCCCCGCCGCGCATCGCGACCGCTGCGGATGTCTCGGCGATCAAGCGCGGCGAGCCGATGGTGCCGGGCGCGCCGGTGACCGTCTATCGGCACGCCGACAGCGACCTGTCGCGCACCGTCATTTTCCCGATGACCGAAGCGCAGCGCAACGGCCTCGAAGACCTCAGGATCACGCCGTTCTCCAATGGTCAGGGAAAGACTGAATGGATCGGCACCTATACCGCCTATGACGGGCGCTCGATCCGTTCCGAACTGATGCGGACGCGCGATTTCCGCAAGTTCGACCTCGTGCCGATGACGGGCAATGCCGCACGCAACAAGGGTATGGCACTATTTCCGCGCAAGGTCGGCGGGCGCTACATGATGATCGGACGGCAGGACGGCGAGAACCTGTTCCTGTTGAGCTCGAACATCCTGACCGACTGGGACGATGGCACCCTGCTCGCGCGTCCGCAGCACGCGTGGGAATATATCCAGATCGGCAATTGCGGCGCGCCGATCGAGCTCGACGAGGGCTGGCTACTCCTGACCCACGGCGTCGGGGCGATGCGGCGCTACAGCATCGGCGCGATGCTGCTCGACAAGGACGATCCGTCTAAAGTCATCGGGCGGACGTCGAAGCCGATCCTCGAACCGCTCGACCAGGAACGCGACGGCTATGTCCCGAACGTCGTCTACACCTGCGGCGCAATGCGCGTGGGCGACGATCTGTTCCTGCCCTTCGGCATTGCCGACAGCTCGATCGGTTTCGGGTTCGTGCGGATCAAGGAGTTGCTGGCGGCGATGCGCTAG